The proteins below come from a single Isoptericola dokdonensis DS-3 genomic window:
- a CDS encoding vWA domain-containing protein — protein MPDAALTHLVMLLDRSGSMQSIKAATQEGFDAFLAEQRGTPGRCRVTLAQFDHEYQEVYADRDVADVPPLDLQPRGRTALLDSIGRVVHTTAERLARLPEAERPANVVVGIMTDGHENASREYTHAAVKALVTEREEIDGWTFLYLGANQDAIEVGASVGIPRGRSMTYTTGNVAAAYAATSRAMSDVRTAVAAGAAPAAARDQHAVYSDAERAAAAGPDVPAPRAGGGRGWSARPDVVRPRSGTQR, from the coding sequence ATGCCCGACGCCGCCCTCACCCACCTGGTCATGCTGCTCGACCGCTCCGGCTCCATGCAGTCCATCAAGGCCGCCACGCAGGAAGGGTTCGACGCCTTCCTCGCCGAGCAGCGCGGCACGCCCGGCCGCTGCCGCGTCACCCTCGCCCAGTTCGACCACGAGTACCAGGAGGTCTATGCCGACCGGGACGTCGCCGACGTCCCGCCGCTCGACCTCCAGCCCCGCGGACGCACCGCGCTGCTCGACTCCATCGGCCGCGTCGTCCACACCACTGCCGAACGCCTCGCCCGGCTGCCCGAGGCCGAACGTCCCGCCAACGTCGTCGTCGGCATCATGACCGACGGCCACGAGAACGCCTCCCGCGAGTACACGCACGCCGCCGTCAAGGCGCTCGTCACCGAGCGCGAGGAGATCGACGGCTGGACCTTCCTCTACCTCGGCGCCAACCAGGACGCCATCGAGGTCGGCGCCTCCGTCGGCATCCCCCGAGGCCGGTCCATGACCTACACGACCGGCAACGTCGCCGCCGCGTACGCCGCCACCTCCCGTGCCATGAGCGACGTCCGCACCGCCGTCGCCGCCGGCGCCGCACCTGCCGCCGCCCGCGACCAGCACGCCGTCTACTCCGACGCCGAGCGTGCCGCTGCTGCCGGGCCCGACGTCCCCGCGCCGCGCGCCGGCGGTGGACGCGGATGGTCCGCACGGCCGGACGTCGTGCGGCCCCGGAGCGGAACCCAGCGCTGA
- a CDS encoding DUF2075 domain-containing protein yields the protein MIARDLTDAGLGAVEVLLEYRLPYTSRRADVVLAGIHPQRGGDSFVVVELKQWSRARRHDESESLVHVDGSPRRDHLHPSVQVAGYVDFIREFTATLHDAHETIRGVAYLHNAHHADVADLIDAEVVTTAPLFTASSRGRWIEYLQANLAASSGAASADRLLRSAVRPSKQLLAVAADEVRRREQFVLLDDQRVAFELVQGAVRRAYKDNTKTAVVVSGGPGSGKSVIALSLLGELAREGRTVLHATGSQSFTRTLRKVAGKGSSATQKLFMYFNSFMSAEKNELDVLVLDEAHRIREKSVNRYTPQAIRERARPQIDELLDAARVPVFLLDEHQVVRPGESGTVETITAAAEAQGIRVEHVSLHDQFRAGGSEAYIEWVLRLLGLVEGGPIPWQGDDRFALRTAASPRELEVALEAYLGKGFGARMTAGYAWRWSDPMADDTLVRDVVVGDWSRPWNVKGERAVGDAPPSYLWATNPGGFGQVGCVYTAQGFEYDWNGVILGPDLVWRTDRWVARRDENKDPAFRSRKEVSDEQFDALVRNVYKVLLTRGMTGTIVHSVDPETQGLLEGLVR from the coding sequence GTGATCGCACGGGACCTGACCGACGCCGGACTCGGCGCCGTCGAGGTCCTTCTCGAGTACCGCCTGCCCTACACGTCGCGGCGGGCGGACGTCGTGCTCGCGGGAATACATCCGCAGAGAGGCGGAGACTCGTTCGTCGTGGTCGAGCTCAAGCAGTGGTCGCGCGCCCGACGTCATGACGAGTCGGAGAGTCTGGTCCACGTCGATGGGTCCCCCCGGCGGGATCACCTGCACCCGAGCGTGCAGGTGGCGGGGTACGTCGACTTCATCCGGGAATTCACCGCCACGCTGCACGACGCCCACGAGACGATCCGCGGCGTCGCCTACCTGCACAACGCGCACCATGCCGACGTCGCCGACCTCATCGACGCCGAAGTTGTGACGACGGCACCGCTCTTCACGGCGAGCTCGCGAGGTCGCTGGATCGAGTACCTCCAGGCCAATCTTGCCGCCTCGAGCGGGGCGGCGTCGGCCGACCGCCTGCTGCGTTCGGCGGTGCGGCCCTCCAAGCAGCTCCTCGCGGTGGCCGCCGACGAGGTGCGCCGCCGCGAGCAGTTCGTGCTCCTCGACGACCAGCGGGTCGCGTTCGAGCTCGTGCAAGGGGCCGTGCGCAGGGCGTACAAGGACAACACCAAGACCGCCGTGGTGGTCTCCGGCGGTCCGGGCTCGGGGAAGAGCGTCATCGCGCTCTCGTTGCTCGGTGAGCTGGCCCGGGAAGGCCGCACGGTGCTGCACGCCACCGGATCCCAGAGCTTCACGCGCACGCTGCGCAAGGTTGCCGGGAAGGGATCCTCGGCGACGCAGAAGCTGTTCATGTACTTCAACAGCTTCATGTCCGCGGAGAAGAACGAGCTCGACGTGCTCGTCCTGGACGAGGCTCACCGGATCCGTGAGAAGTCCGTGAACCGATACACGCCCCAGGCGATCCGGGAGCGGGCGCGCCCGCAGATCGACGAGCTGCTGGACGCGGCACGGGTTCCCGTCTTCCTCCTCGACGAGCACCAGGTGGTGAGGCCGGGGGAGAGCGGAACCGTCGAGACGATCACCGCCGCTGCCGAAGCGCAGGGCATCCGGGTCGAGCACGTGAGTCTGCACGACCAGTTCCGAGCCGGCGGGAGCGAGGCATACATCGAGTGGGTGCTGCGCCTGCTCGGCCTGGTCGAGGGCGGACCCATCCCCTGGCAGGGCGACGACCGTTTCGCGCTACGGACCGCCGCGTCGCCACGGGAGCTGGAGGTCGCACTCGAGGCATACCTCGGCAAGGGCTTCGGCGCCCGGATGACGGCCGGCTACGCCTGGCGATGGAGCGACCCGATGGCGGACGACACGCTGGTCCGGGACGTCGTCGTCGGCGACTGGTCCCGCCCGTGGAACGTGAAGGGCGAACGAGCGGTCGGGGACGCTCCGCCCTCCTACCTCTGGGCGACGAACCCCGGCGGGTTCGGCCAGGTCGGCTGCGTCTACACCGCGCAGGGATTCGAGTACGACTGGAACGGCGTCATCCTCGGCCCGGACCTCGTCTGGCGCACCGATCGGTGGGTCGCCCGTCGCGACGAGAACAAGGACCCGGCCTTCCGCTCCCGCAAGGAAGTCAGCGACGAGCAGTTCGACGCACTGGTCCGGAACGTCTACAAGGTCCTGCTCACGCGGGGGATGACAGGCACCATCGTCCACTCCGTCGACCCCGAGACCCAGGGACTGCTCGAGGGTCTCGTTCGCTGA
- a CDS encoding Fic family protein, whose product MTAIYRTPETDHEDAGVINEIRGLRDSLATMLRTPRRWTSGMRRTTQARAIQGSNTIEGYTVSDQDALAAVDDEPPLTADQRTWSEILGYRRMMTYILRMAPEVGFGIDSQTLRSMHFMLLEHDLSVEPGRFRPGPIYVRDETRDATVYEGPPSEMVPGLVEALVDTLTTGGTEPLVDAAMAHLNLVMIHPFKDGNGRIARALQTFVLAQDRVLELTFSSIEEWLGGNTEDYHRILAATGRGAWNPQHDAGLWIKFNLRAHHMQAQTLQRRFDEAVRTWQAIDELIARHGVQERTADALFDAVRGLRVARPTYVKQAGIEEQTASRDLRALVAAGLLEAHGQTRGRYYTATGPLRAIGHDIRSGRPALADPYPWLIDDVRRRAAA is encoded by the coding sequence GTGACCGCCATCTACCGGACACCCGAGACGGACCACGAGGATGCCGGAGTCATCAACGAGATCCGCGGCCTCCGTGACTCCCTGGCGACGATGCTGCGCACCCCCCGACGGTGGACCAGTGGGATGCGCCGTACGACCCAGGCTCGAGCCATCCAGGGCTCCAACACGATCGAGGGCTACACCGTCTCCGATCAGGACGCGCTCGCCGCCGTCGACGACGAGCCGCCCCTGACCGCCGACCAACGCACCTGGTCAGAGATCCTCGGGTATCGCCGGATGATGACGTACATCTTGCGCATGGCTCCGGAAGTCGGCTTCGGCATCGACTCCCAGACCCTGCGGTCGATGCACTTCATGCTGCTCGAGCACGACCTGTCGGTCGAGCCGGGACGGTTCCGTCCCGGCCCGATCTACGTCCGCGACGAGACCCGGGACGCCACGGTCTACGAGGGGCCGCCGTCCGAGATGGTCCCCGGGCTCGTCGAAGCGCTGGTCGACACCCTGACGACCGGAGGGACGGAACCGCTCGTCGACGCAGCGATGGCCCATCTCAACCTCGTGATGATCCACCCGTTCAAGGACGGCAACGGTCGCATCGCACGAGCCCTGCAGACCTTCGTCCTCGCCCAGGACCGAGTCCTCGAACTGACGTTCTCCAGCATCGAGGAATGGCTGGGTGGCAACACCGAGGACTACCACCGCATCCTGGCGGCGACCGGGCGAGGGGCGTGGAACCCGCAGCACGACGCCGGGCTCTGGATCAAGTTCAACCTCCGCGCACATCACATGCAGGCCCAGACCCTGCAGCGACGCTTCGACGAGGCCGTGCGGACCTGGCAGGCGATCGACGAGCTGATCGCCCGGCACGGGGTGCAGGAACGCACGGCGGACGCGCTCTTCGACGCCGTCCGCGGGCTGCGCGTCGCCCGCCCGACGTACGTGAAGCAGGCCGGCATCGAGGAGCAGACCGCCAGTCGTGACCTGCGCGCCCTCGTCGCGGCAGGACTGCTCGAGGCGCACGGTCAGACGCGCGGCCGCTACTACACCGCCACGGGTCCGCTGCGGGCGATCGGCCACGACATCAGATCGGGCCGCCCAGCACTCGCCGATCCCTACCCGTGGCTGATCGACGACGTCCGGAGGCGGGCGGCCGCCTAG
- a CDS encoding YchJ family protein, with translation MADHEGVDDDARCPCLTGLPYGECCGPLHRRERAAPTAEALMRSRYSAFAVGDAAYLLSSWHPSTRPADLEIDPDQRWLRLDVVSATGGGPFDDAGTVEFVATYRQDGQRGQLREVSRFVREGGRWFYVDGDVA, from the coding sequence ATGGCCGATCATGAGGGCGTGGACGACGACGCACGCTGCCCCTGCCTGACCGGCCTCCCCTACGGCGAGTGCTGCGGCCCGCTGCACCGCAGGGAGCGCGCCGCACCCACCGCCGAGGCGCTCATGCGATCGCGGTACTCCGCCTTCGCCGTCGGCGACGCCGCCTACCTGCTGTCGTCGTGGCACCCGTCCACCCGGCCCGCGGACCTGGAGATCGACCCCGACCAGCGCTGGCTGCGGCTCGACGTCGTCTCCGCCACCGGCGGCGGGCCGTTCGACGACGCCGGCACCGTCGAGTTCGTCGCGACGTACCGCCAGGACGGGCAGCGCGGGCAGCTGCGCGAGGTCAGCCGGTTCGTCCGCGAGGGCGGGCGGTGGTTCTACGTCGACGGCGACGTCGCGTGA
- a CDS encoding nucleobase:cation symporter-2 family protein — MTDAPATTAPPAPPAKHPVDEVPRLARLFPLGLQHVLAMYAGAVAVPLIVGGALGYSPEDIAFLISADLFVAGIASIVQSVGFWRFGVRLPIMQGVTFAAVGPMISIGTTYDITAVFGATIATGLFMILVAPFFSTLLRFFPPIVTGTVILIIGVSLMDVAAGWITSQGESAAPSDIGLAFGTLLFIVLIERFAPAAIARCSVLIGLALGTLAALPMGKVDWSGVGEAGWFALVTPLHFGLPTFPVAAVLSMLVVGLVIMVETTGDMIAVGEIVDRPVSKKRLADGLRADGLSTMLGGFFNTFPYTAFAQNVGLVSLTGVASRFVATMAGAILVVLGLVPKVSAVVEGVPSAVLGGAGIALFGMVAASGIRSLTKVTFTSKNILVVAVSLGVAMLPTVKPEIYAEFPTWFQLIFDSGISAGAITAIALNLLLNGDQLKGGVQDTQDVAPHDALRAVQPAVLHFDAATGKEEKVEAPVTATTTGSDPVVDGTEPDPADDEAGRRV; from the coding sequence ATGACGGACGCACCTGCCACGACGGCGCCCCCCGCGCCACCGGCCAAGCACCCGGTGGACGAGGTCCCGCGCCTCGCCCGGCTGTTCCCGCTCGGCCTGCAGCACGTGCTCGCGATGTACGCGGGCGCGGTCGCGGTGCCCCTCATCGTGGGTGGCGCGCTGGGCTACAGCCCGGAGGACATCGCGTTCCTCATCAGCGCCGACCTGTTCGTGGCGGGCATCGCGTCGATCGTGCAGTCGGTGGGCTTCTGGCGGTTCGGCGTACGCCTGCCGATCATGCAGGGCGTCACGTTCGCGGCGGTCGGGCCGATGATCAGCATCGGCACGACCTACGACATCACGGCGGTGTTCGGCGCGACGATCGCGACGGGCCTGTTCATGATCCTCGTCGCACCGTTCTTCTCGACGCTGCTGCGGTTCTTCCCGCCGATCGTCACGGGCACGGTCATCCTCATCATCGGCGTGTCCCTCATGGACGTCGCCGCGGGCTGGATCACGAGCCAGGGGGAGTCCGCGGCGCCGTCCGACATCGGGCTGGCGTTCGGCACCCTGCTGTTCATCGTGCTGATCGAGCGGTTCGCCCCTGCGGCGATCGCGCGCTGCTCCGTCCTCATCGGGCTCGCGCTCGGCACGCTGGCGGCGCTGCCGATGGGCAAGGTCGACTGGTCGGGCGTGGGGGAGGCGGGCTGGTTCGCCCTGGTCACGCCGCTGCACTTCGGCCTCCCGACGTTCCCCGTCGCGGCGGTGCTGTCCATGCTGGTGGTGGGCCTGGTCATCATGGTCGAGACGACGGGCGACATGATCGCCGTCGGCGAGATCGTCGACCGTCCGGTGAGCAAGAAGCGCCTCGCGGACGGCCTGCGCGCCGACGGCCTGTCCACCATGCTCGGCGGGTTCTTCAACACCTTCCCGTACACGGCGTTCGCGCAGAACGTCGGCCTGGTCAGCCTCACGGGCGTCGCGTCGCGGTTCGTCGCGACGATGGCCGGTGCCATCCTCGTCGTCCTCGGCCTCGTGCCGAAGGTGAGCGCCGTCGTCGAGGGCGTCCCCAGCGCGGTGCTCGGCGGCGCGGGCATCGCCCTGTTCGGCATGGTCGCGGCGTCCGGCATCCGCTCGCTCACCAAGGTGACGTTCACCAGCAAGAACATCCTCGTCGTCGCCGTCTCCCTGGGCGTCGCGATGCTCCCGACGGTCAAGCCGGAGATCTACGCCGAGTTCCCGACGTGGTTCCAGCTGATCTTCGACTCCGGTATCAGCGCCGGTGCGATCACCGCGATCGCGCTCAACCTGCTCCTCAACGGTGACCAGCTCAAGGGTGGCGTGCAGGACACGCAGGACGTCGCCCCGCACGACGCGCTCCGTGCCGTCCAGCCCGCCGTCCTGCACTTCGACGCCGCGACCGGCAAGGAGGAGAAGGTCGAGGCGCCGGTGACCGCGACGACGACGGGCTCCGACCCCGTCGTGGACGGCACCGAGCCCGACCCTGCCGACGACGAGGCCGGTCGCCGTGTCTGA
- a CDS encoding MFS transporter — MSTQQPAVDTRRATIILAAMATSTFLFVTVESLPSGLLTLMAPDLGRSTSEIGLLVTAYALVVLVSSVPLAWATSRIPRRWVLAACCGVASLATLWAALTPSYEQLMAARLVTGLAQALFWVAVVPATLGLFPPLVRGRAMSRLAIGNSLAPLLGVPIGTWLGELTTWRVTFGAVAALSAVVMVIVLVLFPTVAPRAGGAAQAPHPSGRRFGFQLVTTVLVVTGAFGVITFGTQYLQDVTGFTQSDIPGLLLLQGAAGVVGAIVVGRYLDRRPAASLLAGIGIYAVGVLGLWAFGENKILAVTFLVVCGLSFSTVPPALSHRVMLVAPRGTTMAQAVASSTFNLGIAGGSALGALLVAVVGVRVVPLVGAGLVLLALVVLLLEERLNPPLVSVVEQAADVVAREA; from the coding sequence ATGTCCACCCAGCAGCCCGCCGTCGACACCCGTCGCGCCACGATCATCCTCGCCGCGATGGCCACCTCGACGTTCCTCTTCGTCACGGTCGAGTCCTTGCCGTCCGGGCTGCTCACCCTCATGGCCCCCGACCTCGGCCGCAGCACCTCCGAGATCGGCCTGCTCGTCACCGCGTACGCGCTCGTCGTCCTCGTGTCGTCCGTGCCGCTCGCCTGGGCCACCAGCCGCATCCCGCGCCGCTGGGTGCTCGCCGCCTGCTGCGGCGTCGCCTCCCTGGCCACCCTGTGGGCGGCGCTGACGCCGTCCTACGAGCAGCTCATGGCGGCTCGGCTCGTCACCGGGCTCGCCCAGGCGCTGTTCTGGGTCGCGGTCGTGCCCGCCACCCTCGGGCTGTTCCCGCCGCTGGTGCGCGGGCGTGCGATGTCCCGCCTCGCCATCGGCAACTCCCTCGCCCCGCTCCTCGGCGTCCCGATCGGCACCTGGCTCGGCGAGCTCACGACCTGGCGCGTCACCTTCGGCGCCGTCGCCGCGCTCTCCGCCGTCGTCATGGTGATCGTGCTGGTCCTGTTCCCCACCGTCGCGCCCCGCGCGGGCGGCGCCGCCCAGGCACCCCACCCGAGCGGCCGACGGTTCGGGTTCCAGCTCGTCACCACGGTGCTCGTCGTCACGGGCGCGTTCGGCGTCATCACGTTCGGCACCCAGTACCTCCAGGACGTCACCGGGTTCACCCAGTCCGACATCCCCGGCCTGCTGCTGCTCCAGGGCGCCGCCGGCGTCGTCGGCGCGATCGTCGTCGGCCGCTACCTCGACCGCCGCCCCGCGGCGTCGCTCCTCGCCGGGATCGGCATCTACGCCGTCGGCGTCCTCGGGCTGTGGGCGTTCGGCGAGAACAAGATCCTTGCGGTCACGTTCCTCGTCGTGTGCGGGCTCTCGTTCTCCACCGTCCCGCCCGCGCTGTCCCACCGCGTCATGCTCGTCGCCCCCCGCGGCACCACCATGGCCCAGGCTGTCGCGTCGTCCACCTTCAACCTCGGCATCGCCGGCGGGTCCGCGCTCGGCGCGCTGCTCGTCGCCGTCGTCGGGGTGCGGGTCGTCCCGCTCGTCGGCGCCGGTCTCGTGCTGCTCGCGCTCGTCGTCCTGCTGCTCGAGGAGCGCCTCAACCCGCCGCTCGTCAGCGTCGTCGAGCAGGCCGCCGACGTCGTCGCCCGCGAGGCCTGA
- a CDS encoding LacI family DNA-binding transcriptional regulator, giving the protein MSGTTNGDVDVASPDGTGRTSAQPSAVPARGGRGSRKPVKRPTIRDVAAVSGVSRGTVSRVINGGHWVSPEARAAVEDAIRKTGYRANEHARSLVTGRSNSVAFLLTEPQHLLFEDPNFPRLLRGATEAAALREMPMVLLVAGTAEERRRVAGYVEAGHVDGVLLISSHEGNPMIGELLRLGVPTVACGVPLGYEDKVAYVAADDLSGGRTMTQHLLDRGHRRVATITGPMDTPGGVLRLQGYREALGDAFDPALVVHGDYSRESGRLGMARLLAEQPDVDAVFVHSDLMAAGALVAAQAAGRRVPDDVAVAGFDDNGVAEQLHPALTTMRQPYERISAEMVRLLVDVVDGAEPAAVTLPTSLVVRDSA; this is encoded by the coding sequence ATGAGCGGCACCACGAACGGCGACGTCGACGTCGCGTCCCCGGACGGCACCGGTCGGACGTCGGCGCAACCCTCCGCCGTGCCGGCGCGCGGCGGCCGCGGCAGCCGCAAGCCCGTCAAGCGGCCGACGATCCGCGACGTCGCGGCGGTGTCCGGCGTCTCGCGCGGCACCGTGTCGCGGGTGATCAACGGCGGCCACTGGGTGTCGCCCGAGGCGCGCGCCGCCGTCGAGGACGCGATCCGCAAGACCGGCTACCGCGCGAACGAGCACGCGCGCTCGCTCGTCACGGGCCGCTCCAACTCGGTGGCGTTCCTGCTCACCGAGCCGCAGCACCTGCTGTTCGAGGACCCGAACTTCCCGCGCCTGCTGCGCGGTGCCACGGAGGCCGCCGCGCTGCGCGAGATGCCGATGGTGCTGCTCGTCGCCGGCACCGCGGAGGAGCGCCGCCGCGTCGCGGGCTACGTCGAGGCCGGCCACGTCGACGGCGTGCTGCTCATCAGCTCCCACGAGGGCAACCCGATGATCGGCGAGCTGCTGCGGCTCGGCGTGCCGACCGTCGCGTGCGGCGTCCCGCTCGGCTACGAGGACAAGGTGGCGTACGTCGCGGCCGACGACCTCTCCGGCGGCCGCACCATGACCCAGCACCTGCTCGACCGTGGCCACCGCCGGGTCGCGACCATCACGGGCCCGATGGACACCCCGGGCGGCGTGCTGCGCCTCCAGGGGTACCGCGAGGCCCTCGGCGACGCGTTCGACCCGGCCCTCGTGGTGCACGGCGACTACTCGCGCGAGTCCGGCCGCCTCGGCATGGCACGCCTGCTCGCCGAGCAGCCGGACGTCGACGCCGTGTTCGTCCACAGCGACCTCATGGCGGCGGGTGCGCTGGTCGCGGCGCAGGCGGCGGGGCGGCGGGTGCCGGACGACGTCGCGGTCGCCGGGTTCGACGACAACGGGGTGGCGGAGCAGCTCCATCCGGCGCTGACGACGATGCGTCAGCCGTACGAGCGGATCAGTGCGGAGATGGTGCGGCTGCTGGTCGACGTCGTCGACGGCGCCGAGCCGGCGGCCGTCACGCTGCCGACGTCGCTCGTCGTGCGGGACTCCGCCTGA
- a CDS encoding GNAT family N-acetyltransferase, protein MTEVTPLRAPLPVRTSRLVLRTYAPGDLDALLAYYADPEVARFLLEEPWTSEDAETQLARRMARTGVDEPGSALALVVEHEGTVVGDVSLWTTGDTVSRGEVGWAFNPAYTGRGFATEALRSLLGIAFDHYRMHRVVAQLDARNERSALLCERVGLKREGHLRADWWSKGEWTDTLVYGMLAREWQRP, encoded by the coding sequence GTGACCGAGGTGACCCCGCTCCGCGCTCCCCTGCCCGTCAGGACGAGCCGGCTCGTGCTGCGCACGTACGCGCCGGGCGACCTCGACGCGCTCCTGGCCTACTACGCCGACCCCGAGGTCGCGCGGTTCCTGCTGGAGGAGCCGTGGACCTCCGAGGACGCCGAGACGCAGCTCGCCCGCCGCATGGCGCGCACCGGCGTCGACGAGCCCGGCTCCGCGCTGGCGCTCGTCGTCGAGCACGAGGGGACCGTCGTCGGCGACGTCTCCCTGTGGACGACGGGTGACACGGTGTCCCGCGGCGAGGTCGGCTGGGCGTTCAACCCCGCCTACACCGGCCGCGGGTTCGCGACCGAGGCGCTGCGCTCCCTGCTGGGCATCGCGTTCGACCACTACCGGATGCACCGCGTCGTCGCGCAGCTCGACGCCCGCAACGAGCGGTCCGCGCTGCTGTGCGAGCGCGTCGGGCTCAAGCGTGAGGGGCACCTGCGCGCCGACTGGTGGTCGAAGGGCGAGTGGACCGACACCCTCGTCTACGGGATGCTCGCCCGCGAGTGGCAGCGCCCCTGA
- a CDS encoding GNAT family N-acetyltransferase has translation MTWMLTEAPHATSPDDPAAWAYRGCADVERQVALADLGNADGVPSALDVVVTMNEAGYHRRRRVVAVEDSGDGRHVVGLGFFIADLRDNPDSADVRVAVLPEHRRRGIGSALLHRMVEIARSEGRSVLQAEVDVADEPDAGGPGVLTAPTGNGRVRADAPGVAFARAAGFDLALMARRSCLTLPLDDALLDRWEADARAAAGREYRLHTWRDDLPQRWHQAYADLEHQLTVDEPNPGLDLEPEQWDADRVRAILDRLARQRKGFVVTGVEHVPSGRLVAMTVLEHGLDTPEFSEQETTVVMPEHRGHRLGLLVKAVNLRAHLAAWPSVRRVWTWNNEDNPHMLAINVAMGFRPAGGAALFQARADGVRSPRA, from the coding sequence ATGACCTGGATGCTGACGGAGGCACCGCACGCCACGTCGCCCGACGACCCGGCGGCGTGGGCGTACCGGGGCTGCGCGGACGTGGAGCGGCAGGTGGCGCTCGCCGACCTGGGCAACGCGGACGGCGTGCCGTCGGCCCTGGACGTCGTCGTGACGATGAACGAGGCGGGCTACCACCGACGGCGGCGTGTCGTCGCGGTCGAGGACTCCGGTGACGGACGGCACGTCGTCGGGCTGGGGTTCTTCATCGCGGACCTGCGCGACAACCCGGACAGCGCGGACGTGCGGGTCGCGGTGCTCCCGGAGCACCGCCGTCGTGGCATCGGGTCGGCGCTGCTGCACCGGATGGTCGAGATCGCGCGTTCCGAGGGCCGGTCGGTGCTCCAGGCGGAGGTGGACGTCGCCGACGAGCCGGACGCCGGCGGGCCGGGCGTGCTCACCGCGCCGACGGGCAACGGGCGGGTCCGCGCCGACGCGCCGGGCGTCGCCTTCGCGCGGGCCGCGGGGTTCGACCTCGCCCTGATGGCGCGCCGGTCGTGCCTGACGCTGCCGCTCGACGACGCCCTGCTCGACCGGTGGGAGGCCGACGCCCGCGCGGCGGCGGGCCGGGAGTACCGGCTGCACACCTGGCGCGACGACCTCCCCCAGCGCTGGCACCAGGCGTACGCGGACCTGGAGCACCAGCTCACGGTGGACGAGCCGAACCCCGGCCTCGACCTGGAGCCGGAGCAGTGGGACGCCGACCGGGTCCGCGCGATCCTGGACCGGCTCGCCCGGCAGCGCAAGGGGTTCGTCGTGACGGGCGTCGAGCACGTGCCGTCGGGGCGGCTGGTGGCGATGACGGTGCTGGAGCACGGTCTCGACACCCCCGAGTTCTCGGAGCAGGAGACGACCGTCGTCATGCCCGAGCACCGCGGCCACCGGCTGGGCCTGCTCGTCAAGGCGGTGAACCTGCGCGCCCACCTGGCCGCCTGGCCGTCCGTGCGGCGCGTGTGGACGTGGAACAACGAGGACAACCCGCACATGCTCGCGATCAACGTCGCGATGGGGTTCCGGCCGGCTGGAGGTGCCGCGCTGTTCCAGGCGCGGGCCGACGGCGTCCGGTCGCCGCGCGCGTAG